Genomic segment of Actinomycetes bacterium:
GCGCCGGCGGGGCAAGGGGGTGCGCCAGTTCGAGCGCAACTTGGCCCGCGTCCGGCCGGACGCCACCCCCGAGCAGCTGCGCGAGCTGAGCCGGGCCGGCATGCGGTCCTACCTGCGGTACTGGTCCGAGGCGTTCCGGCTCCCGGACCTGACCCCCGAGCGGATCGTCTCGTCGTTCGTGATGGACGACCAGCACAACCTCGCCGACGGCCTGGCCACCGGGCGGGGCGTCGTCGTGTCGTTGCCACACATGGGCAACTGGGACCACGCCGGGGCGTGGGCCACACTGCAGCACACCCAGGTCGTGTCGGTGGCCGAGCGGCTGCAGCCCGAGGGGCTGTACGAGCGGTTCCTGGACTATCGGCGCGCGCTGGGCATGGAGATCCTTCCGCTCACCGGCGCGGAGCCCCCGTTCCGGACCCTGATGAGCCGGCTCCGGGACGGCGGGCTGGTGGCGCTGCTCGGCGACCGCGACCTCACCCGGGCCGGCGTGCCCGTGCAGATGTTCGGCGAGACCACTCAGCTGCCGGCCGGGCCGGCCGCGCTCGCGGTGTCTACCGGGGCCGT
This window contains:
- a CDS encoding phosphatidylinositol mannoside acyltransferase; amino-acid sequence: MKGDVRGTLTEVAYSTGWTAVRRMPAPMVRRLFTTAADQAWRRRGKGVRQFERNLARVRPDATPEQLRELSRAGMRSYLRYWSEAFRLPDLTPERIVSSFVMDDQHNLADGLATGRGVVVSLPHMGNWDHAGAWATLQHTQVVSVAERLQPEGLYERFLDYRRALGMEILPLTGAEPPFRTLMSRLRDGGLVALLGDRDLTRAGVPVQMFGETTQLPAGPAALAVSTGAVLITATLWYDPTHSRGRMHPPIEVPAHGTKQDKILAMTQATADRFAEGIRQHPQDWHMLQRLWLSDLDPTAERP